In a single window of the Xylanimonas protaetiae genome:
- a CDS encoding SURF1 family protein: MPSRPSARPSPWRALVRPRMLVALLVALAVAAGCVQLGIWQWHRATERAAAAARVAEADAASSGPVGLGTLVAPQAPMPGDDVGRAVWVTGTFDDDAQLLVAGRALDGAVGYLVLTPLRVTDDGTGGASWAGLSGAPVLPVVRGWVASPDDAPGLAAPHGEVRVTGWVQAGESVSGEVAPANPGGPPLTHDIATSALVNDWGGPIWDGYLVLTASDPAQVDAASGGPALVPRPQVEGGSGLNLQSLFYALEWTIFAVFALAFYVRLARDEVRSERAVLAAGAAGGPRPRRRGDDPGIAGLPG; the protein is encoded by the coding sequence GTGCCCTCGCGTCCGTCCGCTCGCCCGTCCCCGTGGCGGGCGCTGGTGCGCCCCCGGATGCTCGTCGCGCTGCTGGTCGCGCTCGCCGTCGCGGCGGGGTGCGTGCAGCTCGGGATCTGGCAGTGGCACCGGGCCACGGAGCGTGCCGCCGCGGCGGCACGCGTCGCGGAGGCCGACGCCGCGTCGTCGGGCCCGGTGGGCCTCGGCACGCTCGTGGCGCCGCAGGCGCCCATGCCGGGCGACGACGTCGGCCGGGCCGTGTGGGTCACCGGTACGTTCGACGACGACGCCCAGCTGCTCGTCGCCGGGCGGGCGCTCGACGGCGCGGTCGGCTACCTCGTCCTGACGCCGCTGCGCGTCACCGACGACGGCACGGGCGGCGCGTCCTGGGCGGGCCTGTCGGGCGCCCCGGTGCTGCCCGTCGTGCGCGGCTGGGTGGCCTCGCCGGACGACGCGCCCGGGCTGGCCGCCCCGCACGGCGAGGTGCGCGTGACCGGGTGGGTCCAGGCGGGCGAGTCGGTGTCCGGGGAGGTCGCGCCCGCGAACCCCGGCGGGCCGCCCCTCACGCACGACATCGCGACGTCGGCGCTCGTCAACGACTGGGGCGGGCCCATCTGGGACGGCTACCTGGTGCTCACGGCGTCGGACCCCGCGCAGGTGGACGCGGCGTCGGGCGGGCCGGCGCTCGTCCCGCGACCCCAGGTGGAGGGCGGCTCGGGCCTCAACCTCCAGAGCCTCTTCTACGCGCTCGAGTGGACCATCTTCGCGGTGTTCGCGCTCGCGTTCTACGTCCGGCTCGCGCGCGACGAGGTCCGGTCGGAGCGTGCGGTGCTCGCGGCGGGCGCTGCGGGCGGGCCGCGTCCCCGGCGCCGTGGGGACGACCCCGGCATCGCGGGGCTGCCGGGCTGA
- a CDS encoding MalY/PatB family protein, with product MPTESELDAITLDQLRAVPSEKWSTYPDAIGAFVAEMDFGTAPAVRRALHDAVDTGQLGYLSGPPVARMQEAYTGFAKRRFGWSVDPERVRPVPDVLAAFEATVRHLTPEGSPVVLPTPAYMPFAPFLHDLGREVIPVPFARDGGRSVHDLDAVDAAFARGAGLLVLVNPHNPTGRVFERAELEALSAVVARHGGRVFADEIHAPLVYAGHAHVPYASVSPTTAAHTVTATSASKAWNVPGLKAAQLVLTDDDAAETWQRRCTWTEHLAATPGVLAHAAAYDAGEDWLADVLAYLDGSRRLVADHLAAHLPEVGHTPPEGTYLAWLDLRRYALDRPTAWLREHAGVALADGRHCGAAGDGFVRLTLATPRPVLREILDRVTTALTTERRGA from the coding sequence ATGCCGACCGAGTCCGAGCTCGACGCCATCACCCTCGACCAGCTGCGCGCGGTGCCGTCGGAGAAGTGGTCGACGTACCCCGACGCGATCGGCGCGTTCGTCGCGGAGATGGACTTCGGCACGGCGCCCGCGGTGCGCCGCGCGCTGCACGACGCCGTCGACACGGGCCAGCTCGGCTACCTGTCCGGCCCGCCGGTCGCGCGCATGCAGGAGGCGTACACGGGGTTCGCGAAGCGCCGCTTCGGCTGGTCGGTGGACCCCGAGCGCGTCCGCCCGGTGCCCGACGTGCTCGCCGCGTTCGAGGCCACCGTGCGGCACCTGACCCCCGAGGGCTCGCCCGTCGTCCTCCCGACGCCCGCGTACATGCCCTTCGCCCCGTTCCTGCACGACCTGGGCCGCGAGGTGATCCCCGTCCCGTTCGCGCGGGACGGCGGCCGGTCCGTGCACGACCTGGACGCCGTCGACGCCGCGTTCGCCCGGGGCGCCGGGCTGCTCGTGCTGGTCAACCCGCACAACCCGACGGGCCGCGTCTTCGAGCGTGCGGAGCTCGAGGCGCTCTCGGCCGTCGTCGCGCGGCACGGCGGGCGGGTCTTCGCGGACGAGATCCACGCGCCCCTCGTCTACGCGGGCCACGCCCACGTCCCGTACGCGTCGGTCTCCCCGACGACGGCCGCCCACACCGTGACGGCGACGTCGGCGTCGAAGGCCTGGAACGTGCCCGGGCTCAAGGCCGCCCAGCTCGTCCTCACCGACGACGACGCGGCCGAGACCTGGCAGCGCCGCTGCACGTGGACGGAGCACCTGGCGGCGACGCCCGGCGTCCTGGCCCATGCGGCGGCGTACGACGCCGGCGAGGATTGGCTGGCCGACGTCCTCGCCTACCTGGACGGCAGCCGGCGCCTCGTGGCGGACCACCTGGCCGCGCACCTCCCCGAGGTGGGGCACACGCCGCCCGAGGGCACCTACCTCGCGTGGCTCGACCTGCGGCGCTACGCCCTGGACCGCCCGACGGCCTGGCTCCGCGAGCACGCGGGCGTCGCGCTCGCGGACGGCCGGCACTGCGGCGCGGCGGGCGACGGCTTCGTCCGCCTCACGCTCGCGACGCCGCGCCCCGTCCTGCGGGAGATCCTGGACCGCGTGACGACGGCGCTCACGACGGAGCGCCGCGGAGCGTAG
- a CDS encoding VOC family protein translates to MDTRIAADTAMGAVTLRVADLDRMIAYYTQAVPLRLLAHDGPRAVLGRGTTAVLGRGTTAVVVLEHAPGLRHASPGEAGLFHTAILFDTQAALAAAVASVATRAPGTFTGSADHLVSQAFYFTDPEGNGVELYWDRDRSLWSWTHGQVEMATLFLDLNGYLREHLDEAGAADPHAGAARVGHVHLSVGDIASARRFYVDQLGFDATASLGGSALFVSAGGYHHHLAMNTWNSAGAGRRARTLGLGQLDLVLPTGDDVGALADRMRFYGAATADDGQTLAFEDPWANTVRVVAAGA, encoded by the coding sequence ATGGACACCAGGATCGCCGCCGACACCGCCATGGGCGCGGTCACCCTCCGCGTCGCCGACCTCGACCGGATGATCGCCTACTACACGCAGGCCGTGCCGCTGCGGCTGCTCGCCCACGACGGCCCGCGCGCCGTGCTCGGCCGCGGCACCACCGCCGTGCTCGGCCGCGGCACCACCGCCGTCGTCGTGCTCGAGCACGCGCCCGGCCTGCGGCACGCGTCCCCCGGCGAGGCCGGCCTGTTCCACACCGCCATCCTGTTCGACACCCAGGCGGCGCTCGCGGCCGCCGTCGCCTCCGTCGCGACGCGCGCGCCCGGCACGTTCACGGGCAGCGCCGACCACCTGGTCAGCCAGGCGTTCTACTTCACCGACCCCGAGGGCAACGGCGTCGAGCTGTACTGGGACCGCGACCGCAGCCTGTGGAGCTGGACGCACGGGCAGGTCGAGATGGCCACGCTCTTCCTCGACCTGAACGGCTACCTGCGCGAGCACCTCGACGAGGCAGGGGCCGCCGACCCGCACGCCGGCGCCGCGCGCGTGGGCCACGTCCACCTCAGCGTCGGCGACATCGCGTCGGCCCGCCGCTTCTACGTCGACCAGCTCGGCTTCGACGCGACGGCGTCGCTGGGCGGCTCCGCGCTGTTCGTGAGCGCCGGCGGGTACCACCACCACCTGGCGATGAACACGTGGAACAGCGCGGGCGCCGGCCGCCGCGCGCGCACGCTGGGCCTCGGCCAGCTGGACCTCGTGCTGCCCACCGGCGACGACGTCGGGGCGCTCGCGGACCGCATGCGGTTCTACGGCGCGGCCACGGCCGACGACGGGCAGACCCTCGCGTTCGAGGACCCGTGGGCGAACACCGTCCGCGTCGTGGCCGCCGGCGCGTAG